One region of Niallia sp. Man26 genomic DNA includes:
- a CDS encoding phosphatidylserine decarboxylase — protein MKQFFYRLLIELTNSRWSSMLIKKFAHSKISTKVIPSFSKVYQINLGEAEESVESFSNLHEFFVRKLKSGVRAIHNKHNGVISPVDAVIEDIGKIKKDKTITVKGKIYSIEEMLDKDDTIGDYEDGTYLIFYLSPSDYHRIHSPVAGEIVKQWTAGEKSYPVNKYGLKYGKNPLSKNYRTISEVKTNSSHNVAVVKVGAMFINSIILSHQQNMVDMGEEIAYFSFGSTVILLFEKDAFQLREDIKAPFQVKMGELIGELKS, from the coding sequence TTGAAACAGTTTTTTTACCGATTATTAATAGAACTGACTAACAGCAGGTGGAGTTCTATGCTGATAAAAAAATTTGCTCATTCAAAAATCAGCACCAAGGTGATCCCTTCCTTTTCCAAAGTATACCAAATAAACCTTGGGGAAGCGGAAGAAAGTGTTGAATCGTTTTCGAATCTTCATGAATTTTTTGTTAGAAAGTTAAAATCTGGCGTCAGGGCAATACATAACAAGCATAATGGTGTAATAAGTCCTGTTGATGCTGTTATTGAAGACATCGGCAAAATTAAAAAAGACAAAACAATTACAGTGAAAGGCAAGATATACTCCATTGAAGAGATGCTGGACAAAGACGACACAATAGGAGATTATGAGGACGGTACATATTTGATCTTCTATTTGAGCCCAAGTGATTATCATCGCATTCACAGTCCTGTTGCCGGAGAAATAGTTAAGCAATGGACTGCAGGAGAAAAATCATACCCTGTTAATAAATATGGCTTAAAATACGGAAAAAATCCTCTTTCTAAAAACTACCGAACAATTTCGGAAGTGAAAACAAATAGTAGCCATAATGTTGCGGTCGTTAAGGTAGGAGCAATGTTCATCAACTCTATTATTTTAAGTCATCAGCAAAATATGGTTGATATGGGTGAGGAAATTGCTTATTTTTCTTTTGGATCAACCGTTATTCTGTTGTTTGAAAAAGATGCATTTCAACTTCGGGAAGATATAAAAGCACCTTTCCAAGTTAAAATGGGAGAGCTTATCGGCGAATTAAAAAGCTAA
- a CDS encoding YrzI family small protein yields MTLNLLFFTLIIRKRKVSTEEHLHQARIEKLMEEQKDKHMSHHRYL; encoded by the coding sequence ATGACACTGAATCTATTGTTTTTTACCCTCATTATTCGCAAGCGGAAAGTAAGTACAGAGGAACATTTGCATCAAGCAAGAATTGAAAAGTTAATGGAAGAGCAGAAAGACAAACATATGTCACATCATCGATATTTATAA
- the yqeH gene encoding ribosome biogenesis GTPase YqeH, whose protein sequence is MTERIHCFGCGVAIQTENKEELGYAPASSLQKETVICQRCFRLKHYNEVQDVSLTDDDFLKILNEIGRSDSLIVKIVDIFDFNGSWLPGLHRFTGKNKVLLIGNKVDLLPKSVNKQKVINWMKKEAKDLGLRPADVFLVSAQKGQSIKEVLEAIESHREGKDVYVVGCTNVGKSTFINSVLKEVSGEENVITTSHFPGTTLDIIEIPLADGKALVDTPGIINHHQMAHFIDKRDLKVITPKKEIKSKVFQLNEGQTLFFGGLARFDFTSGDRNSFVCYFSNELDIHRTKTENADALYEKHAGEMLTPPKRDEMDHFPKLVKHDFTIREAKTDIVFSGLGWITVNEPNIKVSVHVPQGVHAMIRKSLI, encoded by the coding sequence GTGACTGAAAGAATACATTGCTTTGGATGCGGAGTTGCCATTCAAACAGAAAATAAAGAAGAACTTGGGTATGCACCTGCCTCTTCTTTGCAGAAAGAGACGGTTATTTGCCAGCGCTGTTTCCGCTTAAAGCATTATAATGAAGTTCAGGATGTATCATTAACAGATGATGATTTCTTGAAAATTTTAAACGAAATTGGCAGAAGCGACAGCCTGATTGTAAAGATTGTTGATATCTTTGATTTTAATGGAAGCTGGCTTCCAGGACTTCATCGATTTACAGGAAAGAATAAAGTATTATTAATAGGGAACAAGGTTGATTTACTTCCAAAGTCTGTTAACAAGCAAAAAGTGATCAACTGGATGAAAAAAGAAGCAAAAGATCTGGGGTTAAGACCTGCGGATGTCTTTTTAGTAAGCGCACAAAAAGGGCAAAGTATTAAAGAGGTACTGGAAGCTATTGAATCTCATCGCGAAGGAAAAGACGTTTACGTGGTGGGCTGTACGAATGTCGGCAAATCTACGTTTATAAACTCTGTTCTGAAAGAGGTGTCAGGAGAAGAAAATGTTATCACAACATCCCATTTTCCAGGGACAACTCTCGATATTATCGAGATTCCTTTAGCAGACGGCAAGGCGCTGGTTGATACTCCTGGGATTATCAACCATCACCAAATGGCCCATTTTATCGATAAGCGGGACTTAAAAGTCATTACACCGAAAAAAGAAATAAAATCAAAAGTATTTCAGCTTAATGAAGGACAAACTTTGTTTTTTGGCGGTTTGGCGCGCTTTGATTTCACAAGCGGAGATCGGAATTCATTTGTTTGTTATTTCTCTAATGAGCTTGACATACACCGCACAAAGACGGAAAATGCAGATGCTCTCTATGAAAAACATGCCGGTGAAATGCTGACACCGCCGAAGCGAGACGAAATGGACCATTTTCCTAAGCTTGTGAAGCATGATTTCACTATTAGGGAAGCAAAAACAGATATCGTATTTTCTGGCTTAGGCTGGATCACTGTCAACGAACCAAACATTAAAGTTTCCGTGCATGTTCCCCAAGGTGTACATGCAATGATTAGAAAGTCGCTTATTTAA
- a CDS encoding nicotinate-nucleotide adenylyltransferase — protein sequence MKKKIGILGGTFDPPHIGHLIIANEVMHHESLDEIWFMPNHEPPHKLKSGSVSNEDRLKMLELAIQDKEGFHVQTIEMDREGKSYTFDTMTILKEMYPDFDFHFIIGADMVEYLPKWYMIEELLKLVRFISVNRPNYSNDTNYPVTYVAVPDVNISSKLIRGRLLQGETISFLVKDEVERYIKENRLYES from the coding sequence TTGAAAAAAAAGATTGGAATATTGGGAGGCACTTTTGATCCTCCCCATATTGGTCATCTTATCATTGCAAATGAAGTCATGCATCATGAAAGTTTAGATGAGATATGGTTTATGCCAAATCATGAGCCTCCGCATAAACTGAAATCAGGGAGCGTATCAAATGAAGACCGTCTTAAGATGCTTGAGCTGGCTATTCAAGACAAGGAAGGTTTCCATGTCCAGACGATCGAGATGGACAGGGAAGGCAAGTCCTATACATTTGATACGATGACGATATTAAAAGAGATGTATCCGGATTTTGACTTTCATTTTATTATCGGAGCAGATATGGTTGAATATTTGCCAAAATGGTATATGATAGAAGAATTGCTTAAACTGGTTAGATTTATAAGTGTGAACAGACCGAATTACAGTAATGATACAAATTATCCTGTCACTTATGTTGCTGTACCGGATGTCAACATTTCCTCTAAACTAATCAGAGGCCGCCTTTTACAGGGAGAAACAATATCGTTTCTAGTTAAGGATGAAGTGGAACGATACATTAAGGAGAATAGATTATATGAATCGTGA
- a CDS encoding M3 family oligoendopeptidase yields the protein MTNKTFSDVWDLDVFFPGGSSSQAFVQHLDETGSNIEEFARAVGKYVPMDGAAERETVRHIIFLFEGTVKKIRQAGAFVSCLQAQNMNDKEADALRGKVTELSAKFQNVLTIFDGKLSQYEEKQWAILLKDEELKELSFVLTERRTNARQKLSEKEEMLINKLSIDGYHGWGQMYDTVVGSIQIPFEENGEVTFLSVGQAANKFSNPDRKVRKKVFAEWEKAWDEKGAVLAKTLNHLAGFRLNTYEMRNWDNVLKEPLEYNRMEEKTLEAMWRVISNNKKPFVEFLNRKAQMLGIDKLTWYDVDAPIGKTESKMSYQEGAEFILNHFEKFGEEMTGFAKKAFENAWIEAEDRHGKRPGGFHTYFPESGQSRIFMTYSGTPSNVSTLAHELGHGFHTYAMRDMHTLNRNYAMNVAETASTLAEMIVADAAVKNAKTKEEKISLLEDKIQRSVALLMNIHARFLFETRFYEERRKGLVSKERLNELMTDAQKEAFGDALAEYHPSFWGSKLHFYITGVPFYNFPYTFGYLFSLGIYAKAIQEGKGYERKYIALLKDTASMSVEELAKKHLNVDLTDDAFWESAIKVCIEDVEEFMELTR from the coding sequence TTGACAAACAAAACGTTTTCTGATGTATGGGATTTGGATGTTTTTTTTCCTGGAGGAAGCAGTTCGCAAGCATTTGTACAACATCTTGATGAAACTGGAAGTAATATAGAAGAATTTGCAAGGGCTGTAGGTAAATATGTTCCAATGGATGGAGCAGCCGAAAGGGAGACGGTGCGGCATATTATTTTCCTGTTTGAAGGAACTGTCAAAAAAATCCGTCAAGCAGGCGCATTCGTCAGCTGTCTGCAGGCGCAAAACATGAATGATAAAGAGGCAGATGCCCTAAGGGGGAAGGTAACGGAGCTTAGTGCCAAGTTTCAGAATGTTTTAACCATATTTGACGGAAAATTATCGCAATATGAGGAAAAGCAATGGGCGATTCTTCTTAAAGATGAAGAGCTGAAAGAACTGTCTTTCGTTCTTACAGAAAGAAGAACAAATGCCAGGCAGAAGCTCTCCGAAAAAGAAGAAATGCTAATCAATAAGCTTAGTATTGACGGCTATCACGGCTGGGGACAAATGTATGATACAGTTGTGGGCAGTATACAAATCCCATTTGAAGAAAATGGTGAAGTAACGTTTCTGTCTGTAGGGCAGGCAGCGAATAAATTCTCCAATCCAGATCGAAAAGTGCGCAAGAAGGTTTTTGCTGAATGGGAAAAGGCCTGGGATGAGAAAGGTGCTGTATTGGCGAAGACATTAAACCATCTTGCTGGATTCCGGTTAAATACATATGAAATGAGAAATTGGGATAATGTGCTCAAAGAGCCTCTTGAATATAACAGAATGGAAGAAAAAACGCTTGAAGCAATGTGGAGGGTAATCAGCAATAATAAGAAGCCTTTCGTTGAATTCCTAAATAGGAAAGCCCAGATGCTCGGCATAGATAAGCTGACTTGGTATGATGTTGATGCTCCGATTGGCAAGACTGAATCAAAGATGAGTTATCAGGAGGGTGCAGAATTCATTCTCAATCACTTTGAGAAGTTTGGGGAGGAAATGACTGGTTTTGCTAAGAAGGCTTTTGAGAACGCATGGATTGAAGCAGAAGACAGACACGGAAAAAGACCAGGAGGCTTCCATACTTACTTTCCTGAAAGCGGGCAATCAAGAATTTTTATGACATACTCTGGGACGCCGTCTAACGTATCCACATTAGCACATGAGCTGGGGCACGGCTTCCATACATATGCAATGAGGGATATGCATACACTGAACCGCAATTATGCGATGAATGTGGCAGAAACAGCTTCTACGCTTGCTGAGATGATTGTCGCAGATGCTGCTGTGAAAAACGCTAAGACTAAAGAAGAGAAAATCAGTCTGTTAGAGGATAAAATTCAGCGGTCTGTTGCCTTGTTAATGAATATACATGCACGCTTTCTCTTTGAGACCAGATTTTATGAGGAAAGACGCAAAGGGCTTGTAAGCAAGGAAAGACTAAATGAGCTTATGACAGATGCGCAAAAAGAAGCTTTCGGAGATGCATTGGCAGAATATCATCCGTCCTTCTGGGGCTCTAAGCTGCATTTTTATATCACAGGAGTTCCTTTTTATAACTTCCCATATACATTCGGCTATTTATTTTCTCTTGGCATATACGCCAAAGCCATTCAAGAAGGAAAAGGATATGAAAGGAAATATATCGCCCTATTGAAAGACACGGCAAGCATGTCTGTTGAGGAGCTTGCGAAAAAGCATTTAAATGTGGATTTAACAGATGATGCTTTTTGGGAAAGCGCCATAAAAGTATGCATAGAAGATGTGGAAGAATTTATGGAGTTAACTAGGTAA
- the sigK gene encoding RNA polymerase sporulation sigma factor SigK has translation MSGIIYSLGLLVKELLFLVSYVKNNAFPQPLSASDEKKYLRLMAEGDSHARNMLIEHNLRLVAHIVKKFENTGEDSEDLISIGTIGLIKGIESFSEGKGTKLATYAARCIENEILMHLRALKKTKKDVSLHDPIGQDKEGNEISLIDVLKSESEDVVNTIQLNMELEKVKEYIDVLDEREKEVIVGRFGLDLKKEKTQREIAKELGISRSYVSRIEKRALMKMFHEFYRAEKEKRRKGQD, from the coding sequence ATGTCTGGGATAATTTATTCACTCGGGCTTTTAGTAAAAGAACTGTTATTTCTTGTGTCCTATGTAAAAAATAACGCCTTTCCCCAGCCGTTGTCTGCATCAGATGAAAAGAAGTACTTAAGACTGATGGCAGAGGGAGATTCACATGCACGGAATATGTTGATAGAACATAATTTGCGGCTTGTTGCACATATTGTGAAGAAGTTTGAAAACACAGGCGAGGATTCGGAAGACTTAATCTCTATCGGAACAATTGGGTTGATAAAGGGAATAGAAAGCTTTTCGGAAGGGAAAGGAACGAAGCTTGCCACATATGCAGCAAGATGTATTGAGAACGAAATACTTATGCATTTAAGAGCACTGAAAAAAACAAAAAAAGATGTATCCTTGCATGATCCGATTGGTCAGGATAAGGAAGGAAATGAAATCAGCTTAATCGATGTATTAAAGTCGGAATCCGAAGATGTAGTAAATACGATTCAATTGAATATGGAGCTGGAAAAGGTGAAAGAGTATATCGATGTGTTGGATGAACGGGAAAAAGAAGTTATTGTCGGCAGATTCGGGCTAGACTTAAAAAAGGAAAAAACCCAAAGGGAAATTGCTAAAGAGCTTGGTATTTCAAGAAGCTATGTTTCCCGTATTGAAAAAAGAGCGCTAATGAAGATGTTCCATGAATTTTACAGGGCGGAAAAGGAAAAACGGAGAAAGGGGCAGGATTAG
- the pssA gene encoding CDP-diacylglycerol--serine O-phosphatidyltransferase: MFLHEVIEQTAKKLKAQIANFLTLTNLGLGGFSIIFSLKGQIQLSLLLIFIAALADRLDGMAARKFQIESELGKQLDSMSDIISFGVAPALLIYQAVLFEFNAVGSFFAVLYICCGAFRLARFNITENNGFFTGLPITAAGCIITFFSLGINYVPPQMYLFLLLILSVLMIANFKWRKI; encoded by the coding sequence ATGTTTCTACATGAAGTGATAGAACAAACCGCAAAAAAGCTAAAGGCACAGATTGCCAATTTCCTTACCCTGACAAATCTAGGTCTTGGCGGGTTTTCCATTATTTTCAGCTTAAAGGGCCAAATTCAGCTTAGTCTTTTATTAATATTTATCGCTGCATTAGCAGACAGGTTGGACGGAATGGCTGCACGCAAGTTCCAAATCGAATCAGAATTAGGAAAGCAGCTGGATTCTATGAGCGATATCATTTCTTTTGGAGTTGCTCCAGCATTGTTGATTTACCAGGCAGTATTGTTTGAATTTAATGCAGTCGGTTCTTTCTTTGCCGTCTTGTATATTTGCTGTGGCGCATTTCGTTTGGCGCGATTCAACATTACAGAAAACAACGGCTTTTTCACTGGTTTGCCGATTACAGCAGCTGGGTGCATCATCACCTTCTTCAGCCTGGGTATAAACTATGTTCCGCCTCAAATGTATTTGTTTCTTCTTCTGATTTTATCTGTTTTAATGATCGCTAATTTCAAATGGAGAAAAATATAA
- a CDS encoding sporulation protein YjcZ — protein sequence MKAFGYPYQSVPGAPFLAGGYPPQAGYGYGAQQGYGAWYALLIVLFIIIILFWGIWAFGNCFY from the coding sequence ATGAAAGCATTCGGCTACCCATATCAATCCGTGCCAGGGGCACCGTTTTTAGCTGGTGGCTACCCGCCTCAAGCTGGATACGGCTATGGTGCACAGCAAGGATACGGAGCATGGTATGCATTATTGATTGTTCTGTTTATTATCATTATTTTGTTTTGGGGAATTTGGGCATTTGGCAACTGTTTCTATTAA
- the yhbY gene encoding ribosome assembly RNA-binding protein YhbY: MLKGKQKRYLRAMAHHLNPIFQVGKGGVNENMIKQIAEALEVRELLKVSVLQNCEEDKNVVASELAEGTGAELVQLIGSTIVLYKESKENKTINLPS, translated from the coding sequence ATGCTAAAAGGAAAACAAAAAAGATATCTACGTGCAATGGCACATCACTTGAATCCAATTTTTCAAGTTGGAAAAGGCGGAGTCAATGAAAACATGATTAAACAAATCGCAGAGGCGCTTGAGGTAAGAGAGCTTCTTAAGGTGAGTGTCCTTCAAAACTGTGAAGAAGATAAGAATGTTGTGGCTAGTGAGCTTGCAGAAGGAACTGGGGCTGAGCTTGTTCAGCTGATCGGTTCAACAATTGTTCTTTACAAGGAATCAAAAGAGAACAAAACCATTAACTTACCATCATAA
- a CDS encoding N-acetylmuramoyl-L-alanine amidase: MAKIFIDPGHGGSDPGAVGNGIQEKDITLRIATMIRDMLVSEYEDVTVRMSRTSDETVSLSERSNAANAWGADYFVSVHVNAGGGIGFESYVYTGVGAPTTTYQTAIHNRIINLSNWSDRGKKKANFHVLRETNMPAILTENGFIDNATDANKLKSASFLSTLARGHAEGIADAFNLNKKDTGGGGSGDLYKVQIGAFRNKENADSLAEQARRDGLEAAVLFRDNLYKVQIGAFANRANAEAMEDRAKDAGYATIILTES; the protein is encoded by the coding sequence ATGGCGAAAATATTTATTGATCCAGGCCATGGCGGCTCTGATCCAGGAGCTGTGGGAAATGGAATTCAGGAGAAGGATATCACATTGCGAATTGCGACAATGATTAGAGATATGCTTGTCAGTGAATACGAAGATGTAACAGTAAGGATGAGCAGAACCTCTGATGAAACGGTCAGCCTTTCAGAAAGATCTAATGCTGCCAACGCATGGGGAGCTGACTATTTTGTTTCTGTTCATGTAAATGCAGGCGGAGGGATAGGATTTGAAAGCTATGTTTACACTGGAGTTGGTGCTCCAACAACGACATACCAGACGGCAATTCATAATCGTATAATCAACCTATCTAACTGGAGCGACCGCGGTAAGAAAAAGGCGAATTTCCATGTGCTAAGAGAAACTAATATGCCGGCTATCTTGACAGAAAACGGATTTATTGACAATGCAACGGATGCAAATAAACTGAAAAGCGCTTCTTTCCTTTCCACATTGGCAAGAGGACATGCAGAAGGCATAGCCGATGCCTTTAACCTAAACAAAAAAGATACAGGCGGCGGCGGTTCTGGAGATCTATATAAGGTGCAAATCGGAGCCTTCAGGAATAAAGAAAATGCAGACAGCTTAGCAGAACAAGCAAGACGAGATGGGCTTGAGGCAGCAGTATTGTTTAGGGACAATCTGTATAAAGTCCAAATCGGAGCTTTTGCAAATCGTGCAAATGCGGAAGCGATGGAAGACAGAGCCAAGGATGCAGGCTATGCAACCATCATTTTGACAGAATCATAA
- the aroE gene encoding shikimate dehydrogenase yields the protein MKRFAVIGDPIKHSMSPFMHNDLFQHYQIDAQYDRVHIEKGKLEKGLELLKKDGVSGFNVTVPHKTDILPFLDELDPLCKAIGAVNTVVNEQGRWIGYNTDGSGYLTGILKVMPDIKDKKTLMIGAGGAARAIYFTLAHYGVETIDITNRTVGNAQSLKSSCPFPVKTAILEREEAERQLGEYDLIIQTTSIGMSPNVDETPLNVENIKENALISDIIYNPLEPKILTEGSRRGAIVQNGIEMFVYQGALAFEKWIGLMPDTDRMRKNVWKQLGGN from the coding sequence ATGAAGAGGTTTGCGGTTATTGGTGATCCAATTAAACATTCCATGTCACCATTTATGCATAACGACTTGTTCCAGCACTATCAAATCGATGCCCAATATGATAGGGTTCATATAGAAAAGGGAAAGCTTGAAAAAGGGCTTGAACTGCTTAAGAAAGACGGTGTCTCAGGTTTTAACGTGACCGTTCCCCATAAGACGGATATCCTCCCTTTTTTGGATGAACTCGACCCACTTTGTAAAGCAATTGGTGCTGTTAACACGGTTGTGAACGAGCAGGGGAGATGGATTGGTTATAATACAGACGGATCTGGATATCTTACTGGTATTCTTAAGGTCATGCCTGATATTAAGGATAAAAAAACATTGATGATAGGAGCTGGCGGTGCAGCAAGAGCCATTTATTTTACGCTGGCCCATTATGGAGTAGAAACGATTGATATCACAAATCGGACTGTTGGAAATGCGCAAAGCTTGAAAAGCTCTTGTCCGTTTCCGGTTAAGACAGCAATACTTGAACGGGAAGAAGCAGAAAGGCAGCTTGGTGAATACGACTTAATTATCCAGACAACTTCTATCGGCATGTCTCCAAATGTTGATGAAACCCCGTTAAATGTTGAAAATATAAAAGAAAATGCTCTTATAAGTGATATAATATATAACCCTCTAGAGCCTAAGATTCTGACAGAAGGCAGTAGGCGCGGGGCGATTGTTCAAAATGGAATTGAGATGTTTGTATATCAAGGAGCATTAGCCTTTGAGAAGTGGATCGGTCTTATGCCGGACACAGACAGAATGAGAAAAAATGTATGGAAACAACTAGGAGGCAATTAA
- a CDS encoding YqeG family HAD IIIA-type phosphatase: protein MLNNFLPDQFVKNIFEITPELLKEKGVKGIITDLDNTLVEWDRPLATPKIIEWFEDMKKNNIKVTIVSNNKEGRVKSFSDPLNIPFIFAARKPMGKAFRRALLEMKLSKEEAVVIGDQLLTDVLGGNRSGFHTILVVPVAQTDGFATRINRKIERRILNWFRRKGKLTWED from the coding sequence TTGTTAAATAATTTTTTGCCTGATCAGTTTGTCAAAAATATATTCGAAATAACACCAGAACTTCTGAAAGAAAAGGGAGTAAAGGGAATTATTACAGATCTTGACAACACGCTTGTTGAATGGGACCGCCCTTTGGCGACACCAAAGATAATAGAGTGGTTCGAAGATATGAAGAAAAACAATATAAAAGTTACAATCGTATCAAATAATAAGGAAGGAAGAGTAAAGTCTTTTTCTGATCCTTTAAACATTCCTTTTATCTTTGCGGCCAGAAAACCGATGGGGAAAGCCTTTCGCAGAGCGCTTTTAGAAATGAAGTTAAGTAAAGAAGAAGCAGTCGTAATAGGAGATCAGCTTCTTACAGATGTTCTTGGCGGGAACCGCAGCGGCTTTCATACTATTCTCGTTGTGCCTGTTGCCCAAACAGATGGTTTTGCGACAAGGATAAACAGAAAAATTGAAAGAAGAATATTGAATTGGTTCCGGAGAAAAGGAAAATTGACATGGGAGGATTAA
- a CDS encoding sporulation histidine kinase inhibitor Sda: MRKLSDELLIESYHKARELDLSPEFIRLIETEIHRRSLSNKIKVSS, encoded by the coding sequence ATGCGCAAACTGTCAGATGAATTGTTGATTGAGTCATATCATAAGGCTAGGGAATTGGATTTAAGCCCTGAATTTATACGTCTCATTGAAACAGAAATCCACCGACGTTCATTAAGCAATAAGATAAAAGTTTCCTCCTAA
- a CDS encoding fructose-1,6-bisphosphatase, which yields MDTKYLDLLTEKYDSEEKVVTEIINLDAILNLPKGTEHFVSDLHGEFHAFQHVLRNGSGNVKEKIKELFHEELSKKEMDEFATLVYYPEEKLQLVINSFESDQLLYEWYVETIEKMVRLVSYASSKYTRSKVRKELPKQFVYIIEELLYKKDELDNKKEYYSKILQRIISLGQASKLITGLAYTIQRLVVDHLHVVGDIYDRGPHPDKIMETLMDYHSVDIQWGNHDVLWIGAFAGSKVCLANIIRICARYDNLDIIEDAYGINLRPLLNLAEKYYEDNQAFRPKLNAKREEIGEENILQITKIHQAISMIQFKLEQPIIKRRPDFKMEHRLLLDKIDFKSNTIVLHGNTYQLENTCFSTIDPSDPAKLLPEEEQVLEKLLFSIQHSEKLARHMTFLMKKGSLYLKYNGNLLIHGCIPLNQDGSMKTMELNGKEYSGKKLLDVFEKYLRESFSHPEITDDLATDMIWYLWTGENSSLFGKKDMTTFERYFIKEKAIHKEQKNPYYQLREEEATCRRILEEFNMNPDHGHIINGHTPVEEINGENPIKANGRMIVIDGGFSKAYQSKTGIAGYTLLYNSYGMQLVAHKRFISKEDVLQTGTDVLSVKRVVDRELKRKRVMETNIGEKLLEQRDDLQHLLEYRYKVR from the coding sequence ATGGATACAAAATATTTAGACCTGCTAACAGAAAAATACGATAGTGAAGAAAAAGTAGTGACAGAAATAATAAATTTGGATGCCATTTTAAACCTGCCAAAAGGGACTGAGCATTTTGTCAGTGACCTGCATGGGGAATTCCATGCGTTCCAGCACGTCTTGAGAAACGGCTCTGGAAATGTAAAGGAAAAGATTAAAGAATTGTTTCATGAAGAGCTTTCCAAAAAAGAGATGGACGAGTTTGCTACACTTGTTTACTATCCTGAGGAAAAGCTCCAGCTTGTTATCAACTCATTCGAGTCAGACCAATTATTGTACGAATGGTATGTGGAAACGATTGAAAAGATGGTTCGCCTAGTTTCCTATGCTTCTTCCAAATATACTCGTTCTAAGGTTCGCAAGGAGCTGCCGAAGCAATTCGTGTATATTATTGAAGAGCTGCTGTATAAAAAAGACGAACTCGACAATAAAAAAGAATACTACTCAAAAATCCTCCAAAGAATCATCTCCCTTGGTCAAGCAAGCAAGCTTATTACAGGGTTAGCATATACGATTCAAAGACTGGTAGTGGACCATTTGCATGTAGTTGGCGATATATACGACAGAGGCCCTCATCCTGATAAAATTATGGAAACCTTAATGGACTATCATTCTGTTGACATTCAGTGGGGAAATCATGATGTTTTATGGATTGGTGCATTTGCCGGCTCTAAAGTATGCCTTGCCAATATTATCCGCATATGTGCACGCTATGACAACCTTGATATTATTGAAGATGCTTATGGCATTAATTTAAGACCATTGTTAAATCTTGCAGAGAAATATTATGAAGATAACCAAGCCTTCCGTCCGAAGCTGAATGCTAAAAGGGAAGAAATTGGCGAAGAGAATATCCTGCAAATCACTAAAATCCACCAGGCTATCAGCATGATACAATTTAAATTAGAGCAGCCGATTATTAAAAGAAGACCAGATTTTAAGATGGAGCACCGTCTCCTTTTAGATAAAATCGATTTCAAATCAAATACGATTGTTTTGCATGGTAATACCTATCAACTTGAAAACACTTGTTTTTCAACCATTGATCCATCTGATCCGGCAAAGCTTTTGCCTGAAGAAGAACAAGTTTTAGAAAAGCTGCTTTTTTCGATTCAACATTCTGAGAAGCTTGCAAGACATATGACTTTCTTAATGAAAAAAGGCAGCCTTTATTTAAAATACAACGGCAACTTACTGATCCATGGCTGTATTCCGTTAAATCAAGATGGCAGTATGAAAACAATGGAGCTAAACGGCAAAGAGTACAGCGGCAAAAAGCTGCTTGATGTGTTTGAGAAATACTTGCGCGAAAGTTTCTCTCATCCTGAAATAACGGATGACCTGGCAACAGATATGATTTGGTATTTATGGACAGGCGAAAATTCCTCGCTGTTTGGAAAGAAAGACATGACTACCTTTGAGCGCTATTTCATCAAGGAAAAAGCGATACATAAAGAGCAGAAAAATCCTTACTATCAGTTAAGGGAAGAAGAAGCAACTTGCAGAAGAATCCTTGAGGAATTCAACATGAATCCTGATCACGGCCATATTATCAACGGGCATACGCCTGTTGAAGAAATAAACGGAGAAAATCCGATTAAGGCTAATGGAAGGATGATTGTTATTGACGGCGGCTTTTCCAAAGCATATCAATCTAAAACAGGGATAGCAGGCTACACCCTTCTTTACAACTCATATGGCATGCAGCTAGTGGCACATAAACGTTTTATTAGCAAAGAAGATGTTCTCCAGACAGGAACAGACGTCCTTTCTGTCAAAAGAGTTGTAGACCGAGAGCTGAAGCGAAAACGAGTTATGGAAACAAACATAGGAGAGAAATTGCTCGAGCAAAGAGACGACCTCCAGCATCTTCTCGAATACAGGTACAAAGTGAGATAA